A stretch of Leucobacter aridicollis DNA encodes these proteins:
- a CDS encoding HpcH/HpaI aldolase family protein: MPIHLELPPTLRDRLAESDRALIGLWATAGSAVNAEIVAGSGCDWVLLDAEHSPNGLESLLAQLHAMAPYPATVVVRPPYGDTVTIKQFLDLGAQNLLIPMVDSAEHAEEVVRATRYAPEGTRGVGSALARSARWNRVENYLARANDLVSVTVQIESVAAVSDVQRIVAVDGVDAVFVGPADLAASMGLLGQQSHPAVVDAVLHVISAARAAGKPVGVNAFVPEQAERYIEAGANFIAVGADVAILARATEALVDQFIPSGSEGATAGDTAAPRASY; the protein is encoded by the coding sequence GTGCCGATTCATCTAGAACTTCCGCCCACGCTGCGCGACCGCCTCGCGGAATCCGATCGTGCGCTGATCGGCCTGTGGGCGACAGCGGGCAGCGCCGTCAACGCCGAGATCGTCGCGGGCAGTGGCTGCGACTGGGTGCTTCTCGACGCTGAGCACTCCCCCAATGGACTCGAGTCGCTGCTCGCCCAGCTGCACGCGATGGCACCGTACCCGGCGACCGTCGTCGTGCGCCCGCCATACGGCGACACCGTAACGATCAAGCAGTTCCTTGATCTCGGGGCGCAGAATCTGCTGATCCCGATGGTCGACTCTGCCGAGCACGCCGAGGAGGTCGTGCGCGCCACCCGGTACGCCCCCGAGGGCACGCGCGGGGTCGGGTCGGCGCTTGCTCGATCCGCGCGCTGGAACCGAGTCGAGAACTACCTCGCCCGGGCGAACGACCTCGTGAGCGTGACCGTGCAGATCGAGTCGGTCGCCGCTGTGAGCGACGTGCAACGTATCGTCGCGGTCGACGGCGTCGATGCGGTGTTCGTCGGCCCCGCTGACCTCGCGGCGTCGATGGGCCTTCTCGGGCAGCAGTCGCACCCGGCGGTCGTTGATGCGGTGCTGCACGTGATCTCGGCAGCGCGGGCCGCGGGGAAGCCCGTCGGCGTGAACGCGTTCGTGCCGGAGCAGGCGGAGCGCTACATCGAGGCCGGGGCGAACTTCATCGCGGTGGGAGCCGACGTCGCGATTCTCGCCCGCGCGACCGAAGCGCTCGTTGACCAGTTCATTCCGTCAGGATCCGAGGGTGCCACAGCGGGCGACACTGCCGCGCCGCGCGCCAGCTACTAG
- a CDS encoding fumarylacetoacetate hydrolase family protein, whose amino-acid sequence MLDPSQIASIADELVQADRDRAVLPRLTSRFPEMVIEDSYAIQKEWSDRRIAAGARLVGHKIGLTSKVMQVATGITEPDYGVIHDDMVFESGATLEFDRFSNVRIEVELAFVLSKPLTGPNVSLFDVLDATAYVVPALEVLNSHLELEGRTIVDTISDNAAMGAMVVGGRPVKVNDVDLTWVPALLYRNETIEDSGVAGAVLGHPALGVAWLANKLAQHGQSLEAGEIILAGSFTKPMWVERGDTVHADYNGLGSVTCRFI is encoded by the coding sequence GTGCTCGATCCCTCTCAAATCGCATCCATCGCAGATGAACTCGTCCAAGCGGACCGCGACCGCGCGGTGCTTCCCCGGCTCACCTCCCGCTTCCCCGAGATGGTGATCGAGGACTCGTACGCGATCCAGAAGGAGTGGTCCGATCGCCGCATTGCCGCGGGGGCCCGCCTCGTTGGCCACAAGATCGGCCTCACGTCGAAGGTCATGCAGGTCGCGACCGGCATCACGGAGCCGGACTATGGCGTGATCCACGACGACATGGTCTTCGAGTCCGGCGCGACACTTGAGTTCGATCGCTTCTCGAACGTTCGCATCGAGGTCGAGCTCGCGTTCGTCCTCTCGAAGCCGCTCACCGGCCCGAACGTGTCGCTGTTCGACGTGCTCGACGCGACCGCCTACGTCGTCCCGGCGCTTGAGGTGCTGAACTCGCACCTGGAACTCGAGGGCCGCACGATCGTCGACACCATCTCGGACAACGCCGCGATGGGCGCGATGGTCGTGGGCGGTCGCCCGGTCAAGGTCAATGACGTCGACCTCACCTGGGTGCCCGCGCTCCTCTACCGCAACGAGACCATTGAGGATTCGGGCGTCGCGGGCGCTGTCCTTGGACATCCGGCGCTCGGGGTCGCCTGGCTCGCGAACAAGCTTGCGCAGCACGGGCAGTCCCTCGAGGCCGGCGAGATCATCCTCGCCGGCTCCTTCACGAAGCCCATGTGGGTCGAACGCGGCGATACCGTGCACGCCGACTACAACGGATTGGGGTCAGTGACGTGCCGATTCATCTAG
- a CDS encoding DEAD/DEAH box helicase: MPSSENTAPESADETIAAETAPADAQTESPEAAPANAPETSSDPETDAPAVDAPAKGADANDADADTERVTFADLGLAPKVLEAITAVGYETPSAIQAATIPTLLSGRDVVGLAQTGTGKTAAFALPILSRIEPGQGVPQALVLAPTRELALQVCEAFESFASKLPEVHLLPVYGGQAYGQQLSALRRGVDIVVGTPGRIMDHLKRGSLDLTQIKYLVLDEADEMLKMGFAEDVETILADTPKEKQVALFSATMPNQIRRISQQYLNDPREVKIAGKTQTSSNITQRYIVVSYMQKVDALTRVLEVEDFDGLIVFTRTRGDSEQVAEKLRARGYSAAAINGDVPQNVRERTVQSLKDGRLDILVATDVAARGLDVERISHVVNFDLPIDTESYVHRIGRTGRAGRSGDAISFVTPRERRMLTSIEKATKQTLTQMQLPRVEEVNATRLTRFDDAITAALGETSRIERFRDIIDHYVRHHDVPETDVAAALAVVSQGKTKLLLDESDDQKFARDRQQAARFLEDGQRDRDRGDRGGRDDRGGRFDREKREPRAQRDDLQMYRIEVGRRQKVQPGQIIGAIANEGGLTRDDFGRIQVRDDFSLVELPKRLSAETVAALSDTRISGKLIELREDSGPSPRGKGWEDRGDRGGRGGYDRGDRGGDRGDRGGYRGRDDRGGDRGGYRGRDDRGDRGGYGGDRGGDRGGYRGGNDRGYGGDRGDRGGNDRGYGGDRGGYRGRDDRGGDRGGRGGYGGDRGGYGGNDRGNDRADGKRKPRW, from the coding sequence ATGCCCTCTTCCGAGAACACCGCGCCCGAGTCCGCAGACGAAACCATCGCTGCTGAGACCGCTCCGGCTGACGCGCAGACCGAGTCGCCAGAAGCCGCTCCCGCGAACGCCCCCGAAACTTCCTCCGATCCCGAAACCGATGCTCCGGCAGTCGACGCTCCCGCGAAGGGCGCAGACGCAAACGACGCCGATGCCGACACTGAGCGTGTGACCTTCGCAGACCTCGGCCTCGCGCCGAAGGTGCTCGAGGCGATTACCGCCGTCGGCTACGAGACTCCGTCCGCCATCCAGGCGGCGACGATCCCGACCCTCCTGTCGGGGCGCGACGTCGTCGGCCTCGCGCAGACTGGCACCGGCAAGACCGCCGCGTTCGCGCTGCCGATCCTGTCGCGCATCGAGCCCGGTCAGGGTGTGCCCCAGGCCCTCGTGCTCGCTCCGACCCGTGAGCTCGCGCTCCAGGTGTGCGAGGCCTTTGAGAGCTTCGCGTCGAAGCTGCCCGAGGTTCACCTGCTTCCCGTCTACGGCGGTCAGGCGTACGGCCAGCAGCTCTCGGCTCTGCGCCGCGGCGTTGACATCGTCGTTGGCACGCCGGGTCGCATCATGGACCACCTGAAGCGCGGCTCGCTCGACCTCACCCAGATCAAGTACCTCGTGCTTGACGAGGCCGACGAGATGCTCAAGATGGGCTTCGCGGAGGACGTCGAGACGATCCTCGCCGACACGCCGAAGGAGAAGCAGGTCGCGCTGTTCTCGGCCACGATGCCGAACCAGATCCGCCGCATCTCGCAGCAGTACCTCAACGATCCGCGCGAGGTGAAGATCGCGGGCAAGACGCAGACCTCGTCGAACATCACGCAGCGCTACATCGTCGTCTCGTACATGCAGAAGGTCGACGCCCTCACCCGCGTGCTCGAGGTCGAAGACTTCGACGGCCTCATCGTCTTCACGCGCACCCGCGGTGATTCCGAGCAGGTCGCCGAGAAGCTTCGTGCGCGTGGGTACTCGGCAGCCGCGATCAACGGTGACGTGCCCCAGAACGTGCGTGAGCGCACCGTGCAGTCGCTGAAGGACGGCCGCCTCGACATTCTCGTTGCGACCGACGTCGCGGCGCGCGGCCTCGACGTTGAGCGCATCAGCCACGTCGTGAACTTCGACCTGCCGATCGATACCGAGTCGTACGTGCACCGCATTGGCCGTACGGGACGTGCTGGCCGTTCGGGCGACGCGATCAGCTTCGTCACACCGCGCGAGCGTCGCATGCTCACCTCGATCGAGAAGGCAACGAAGCAGACGCTCACGCAGATGCAGCTGCCCCGCGTCGAAGAGGTCAACGCGACCCGCCTCACCCGCTTCGACGACGCGATCACCGCGGCGCTCGGCGAGACGAGCCGGATCGAGCGCTTCCGGGACATCATCGACCACTACGTGCGTCACCACGATGTGCCCGAGACCGACGTCGCGGCCGCGCTCGCGGTTGTGTCGCAGGGCAAGACGAAGCTGCTGCTGGACGAGTCTGACGACCAGAAGTTCGCGCGCGACCGGCAGCAGGCGGCTCGCTTCCTTGAAGACGGGCAGCGCGATCGGGATCGCGGCGACCGTGGCGGTCGCGACGACCGCGGCGGCCGGTTCGACCGTGAGAAGCGTGAGCCGCGCGCGCAGCGCGACGACCTGCAGATGTACCGCATCGAGGTGGGCCGTCGCCAGAAGGTGCAGCCCGGCCAGATCATCGGCGCGATCGCGAACGAGGGTGGCCTCACCCGCGACGACTTCGGTCGCATCCAGGTGCGCGACGACTTCTCGCTCGTTGAGCTCCCGAAGCGGCTGTCTGCGGAGACCGTCGCTGCGCTGTCGGATACCCGCATCAGCGGCAAGCTCATTGAGCTCCGCGAGGATTCAGGCCCCAGCCCGCGCGGTAAGGGCTGGGAGGATCGTGGCGACCGCGGCGGTCGTGGCGGTTACGACCGCGGCGACCGCGGCGGCGACCGCGGAGACCGTGGTGGGTACCGTGGTCGTGACGACCGTGGCGGAGACCGTGGCGGGTACCGCGGACGCGATGACCGTGGAGATCGCGGTGGATACGGCGGCGACCGCGGGGGAGACCGCGGCGGCTACCGTGGCGGCAACGACCGTGGGTACGGCGGAGACCGTGGCGACCGCGGCGGCAACGACCGCGGTTACGGTGGCGATCGCGGCGGGTACCGCGGGCGCGATGACCGCGGCGGAGACCGCGGCGGACGCGGTGGCTACGGAGGAGACCGCGGCGGCTACGGCGGGAACGACCGCGGCAACGACCGCGCTGACGGCAAGCGCAAGCCGCGCTGGTAA
- a CDS encoding aldehyde dehydrogenase family protein, with the protein MLSYEELLAAVTATSGDSREVRDPATDAVIGQAPVSDVAALEVAIDRAEASQRAWAALGHEARSEYLNRAADAIEEHAEPLAELLSREQGKPLNGPNARFEVGGAVAWTRAAADTPLPVEVVVDDESGYAELHYRPIGVVGAISPWNWPMMISIWQIAPSLRMGNTVVIKPAETTTLSVLALVHVMNTVLPEGVLNIVPGPGRTVGDALTRSPKIGKIMFTGSTPVGKRIIEASAPNVTRLTLELGGNDAGIVLPDVDPKAIAEDLFWGAFINTGQTCAALKRLYVHDAVYDAVVEELAAVAAAVPMGVGLDEQNVLGPLQNRAQFDIVDRLVESAKASGARVVLGGNPDREAVGNFYPATLIADIDAHQELVLEEQFGPALPIIRYSDVDEAVALANELEVGLGSSVWSSDRAKALEVAARLEAGTTWINSHGGLHPMIPFGGAKQSGYGREFGVLGLQAVAEPHVISG; encoded by the coding sequence ATGTTGAGCTACGAAGAGCTACTCGCCGCCGTGACCGCGACAAGCGGCGACAGCCGTGAGGTTCGCGATCCCGCGACCGACGCCGTCATCGGCCAGGCACCCGTCAGCGATGTTGCCGCGCTCGAGGTGGCGATCGATCGGGCCGAGGCTTCCCAGCGAGCATGGGCGGCGCTCGGGCACGAGGCGCGGAGCGAGTACCTGAACCGGGCGGCCGACGCGATTGAGGAGCATGCCGAGCCGCTCGCTGAGTTGCTCTCGCGCGAGCAGGGCAAGCCGCTGAACGGCCCGAATGCGAGATTCGAGGTCGGTGGCGCCGTCGCATGGACGCGGGCCGCGGCCGACACCCCGCTCCCCGTCGAGGTTGTCGTCGACGACGAGTCGGGCTACGCCGAACTGCACTACCGCCCGATCGGCGTGGTGGGAGCGATCTCGCCCTGGAACTGGCCGATGATGATCTCGATCTGGCAGATCGCGCCGTCGCTGCGTATGGGCAATACCGTCGTCATCAAGCCGGCGGAGACCACGACGCTGTCGGTGCTCGCGCTCGTGCACGTGATGAACACGGTGCTCCCGGAGGGCGTGCTGAACATTGTCCCCGGCCCCGGCCGAACGGTCGGCGATGCACTCACGCGCAGCCCCAAGATCGGCAAGATCATGTTCACCGGCTCGACCCCGGTCGGCAAGCGCATCATCGAGGCGTCGGCGCCGAACGTGACGCGGCTCACGCTCGAGTTGGGTGGGAACGACGCGGGGATCGTGCTGCCGGACGTGGATCCGAAGGCGATCGCTGAGGATCTGTTCTGGGGCGCATTCATCAACACCGGCCAGACGTGCGCTGCACTCAAGCGCCTGTACGTGCACGATGCTGTGTACGACGCAGTGGTCGAGGAGCTTGCTGCGGTAGCGGCGGCCGTGCCGATGGGCGTTGGGCTTGACGAGCAGAACGTGCTCGGCCCGCTGCAGAACCGAGCACAGTTCGACATCGTCGACAGGCTCGTCGAGTCGGCCAAGGCCTCGGGCGCGCGCGTTGTGCTCGGCGGAAACCCAGACCGCGAGGCGGTCGGTAACTTCTATCCGGCAACGCTCATCGCCGACATCGATGCCCACCAGGAGCTCGTGCTCGAGGAGCAGTTTGGCCCGGCCCTGCCCATCATCCGCTACTCGGACGTCGACGAGGCGGTCGCGCTCGCCAACGAGCTCGAGGTCGGTCTCGGATCCTCGGTGTGGTCATCAGACCGGGCCAAGGCGCTCGAGGTCGCGGCGCGGCTCGAGGCCGGCACGACCTGGATCAACTCGCACGGTGGCCTGCACCCGATGATCCCGTTCGGCGGCGCGAAGCAGTCAGGCTACGGGCGGGAGTTCGGCGTGCTCGGGTTGCAGGCCGTCGCTGAACCGCACGTCATCAGCGGCTAG
- a CDS encoding primary-amine oxidase: protein MTHVHGSHAPDVTHTHGKRITTPTEVRHPLDPLTGDEIAAARAILVDAGHFSEHTRVPRMLPVDPPKDALAAWRAGDPMDRRIRVTLLERSTGVASEAIVSVTRGEVDSLEVIPNGAAPYGQPQYLFEEYDDAADIVKASPEWQAAMRRRGLEEHMELAFCSPLAPGFFGREDEIGKRIVRSHTYLRFSEDDSPWAHPIEGLVAHVDLTERRVFRLDDEGDVPVPEQHGNYTLDVQGPVRTSLKPIEITQPEGPSFSVDGSLVQWENWKFRVGFNQQEGLVLNQVTWRDGDEDRSVATRASVPEMVVPYGDTSVSRHWISYFDAGEYLLGKNANSLALGCDCLGVIHYFDAFVPDDHGNPVVIPQAVCMHEEDYGILWKHTDLASNAETRRSRRLVVSYFTTIGNYDYGFFWYFYLDGSIQMEAKATGIVFAGAGIPGSDDPHGPEIAPGIFTPVHQHIFCARLDVAIDGEDNTLHEIEAAGIPTGPDNPYGNAFTWTNTQLTSELEAQRIANGLTSRVWEVRSAHRTNYVGKPTAYWLIPEGKMLLAAQPEATVHGRATFATKHLWGTQYDAEELYPAGSYPNAHEPGAGLPAWTAADRSLDGEDLVLWHSFGPTHIPRTEDWPIMPVDYSGFWFKPHGFLDQNPAMNLPADARAGASCSRGTNASGAAGGGCCAGGGCGCCAGDSCRCGGTACACGKPRA from the coding sequence ATGACGCACGTTCACGGCTCACACGCCCCGGATGTCACGCACACGCACGGCAAGCGGATCACGACGCCGACCGAGGTGAGACATCCGTTGGACCCGCTGACCGGCGACGAGATCGCAGCCGCGCGCGCGATCCTCGTCGACGCAGGCCACTTCTCGGAACACACCCGGGTGCCCCGGATGCTCCCGGTGGATCCCCCGAAGGATGCGCTCGCCGCGTGGCGCGCTGGCGACCCGATGGACCGGCGGATTCGGGTGACGCTGCTCGAGCGCTCAACGGGCGTCGCATCGGAAGCGATCGTGTCGGTGACGCGCGGCGAGGTCGACTCGCTGGAGGTCATTCCAAACGGTGCGGCCCCGTACGGGCAGCCCCAGTACCTGTTTGAGGAGTACGACGACGCGGCCGACATTGTGAAGGCGTCGCCCGAGTGGCAGGCGGCGATGCGCCGCCGCGGGCTAGAGGAGCACATGGAGCTCGCGTTCTGCTCGCCGCTTGCCCCTGGCTTCTTCGGGCGCGAGGACGAGATCGGCAAGCGCATCGTCCGCTCGCACACGTATCTCCGCTTCTCGGAGGACGACAGCCCGTGGGCGCACCCGATTGAGGGGCTCGTCGCGCACGTCGACCTCACCGAGCGGCGCGTCTTCAGGCTTGACGACGAGGGCGACGTGCCCGTCCCCGAGCAGCACGGCAACTACACGCTCGACGTGCAGGGCCCGGTGCGAACCTCGCTCAAGCCGATCGAGATCACCCAGCCCGAGGGCCCGTCGTTCTCGGTCGACGGCAGCCTCGTGCAATGGGAGAACTGGAAGTTCCGGGTCGGGTTCAACCAGCAGGAGGGCCTCGTGCTCAACCAGGTCACCTGGCGCGACGGCGATGAGGATCGCTCGGTCGCGACCCGCGCGAGCGTCCCCGAAATGGTGGTGCCGTACGGCGACACCTCGGTGAGCCGGCACTGGATCAGCTACTTCGACGCCGGCGAGTACCTGCTCGGCAAGAACGCGAACTCGCTCGCGCTCGGCTGCGACTGCCTCGGCGTGATCCACTACTTCGACGCGTTCGTGCCCGACGACCACGGCAACCCCGTCGTCATCCCGCAGGCCGTCTGCATGCACGAGGAGGACTACGGCATCCTCTGGAAGCACACGGACCTCGCCAGCAACGCCGAGACCCGCCGCAGCCGCCGGCTCGTCGTGAGCTACTTCACGACGATCGGCAACTACGACTACGGGTTCTTCTGGTACTTCTACCTCGACGGCTCGATCCAGATGGAGGCCAAAGCGACCGGGATCGTGTTCGCCGGCGCCGGGATCCCCGGCAGCGACGACCCGCACGGCCCCGAGATCGCGCCCGGCATCTTCACCCCCGTGCACCAACACATCTTTTGCGCGCGCCTCGACGTCGCGATCGACGGCGAGGACAACACGCTCCACGAGATCGAGGCGGCAGGCATCCCGACCGGCCCCGACAACCCATACGGCAACGCATTCACCTGGACGAACACGCAGCTCACGAGCGAGCTTGAGGCGCAGCGCATCGCGAACGGGCTCACGTCACGCGTGTGGGAGGTACGCTCCGCCCACCGTACGAACTACGTCGGCAAGCCGACGGCGTACTGGCTCATCCCCGAGGGCAAGATGCTGCTCGCGGCGCAGCCCGAGGCCACCGTGCACGGGCGGGCGACCTTCGCGACGAAGCACCTCTGGGGCACCCAGTACGACGCCGAGGAGCTCTACCCGGCCGGCTCCTACCCGAACGCGCACGAGCCCGGCGCAGGCCTCCCCGCGTGGACCGCGGCAGACCGGTCGCTCGACGGCGAAGACCTCGTGCTCTGGCACTCGTTCGGCCCGACCCACATCCCCCGCACCGAGGACTGGCCGATCATGCCAGTCGACTACTCGGGCTTCTGGTTCAAGCCGCACGGCTTCCTCGACCAGAACCCGGCGATGAACCTGCCCGCCGACGCGCGCGCCGGGGCCTCCTGCTCGCGCGGCACTAACGCCTCCGGCGCGGCCGGCGGTGGGTGCTGCGCGGGCGGCGGCTGCGGCTGCTGCGCCGGCGACAGCTGCCGCTGCGGGGGAACCGCGTGCGCCTGCGGAAAGCCGCGCGCGTAG
- a CDS encoding helix-turn-helix domain-containing protein, translated as MSGHTVVESLGAFRGMVSSSFVPLEITRERERRGAPFSASMASIDTDGIAFTEIAARPHVVHRTTASIADGGSGFYKVSLMLSGCGHLVQDGREIVIQAGDLAIYDTSRPYTLEFDDAFKTLIVMFPKDRLDLPPALTDQLIAAPLADEHPGLLPIVSSYLSQFPSQLAPLPEGVRAKLAHTSLDLLGTLFADVLDASPAQRDPHQLLLQRICGYIDEHLGSPELSPGSIAAAHYISKRHLHVLFRTADTTVSSWIRDRRLERSRADLRDPALADRTVAAIAMKWGFGDAAHFSRVFKATYGVSPREFRVA; from the coding sequence ATGAGTGGGCACACCGTCGTGGAGAGCCTCGGAGCCTTCCGAGGCATGGTTTCGAGTTCGTTCGTACCGCTGGAAATCACGCGAGAGCGCGAGCGGCGCGGCGCCCCGTTCAGCGCGAGCATGGCCTCGATCGACACCGACGGCATCGCGTTCACGGAGATCGCGGCGCGCCCGCACGTCGTGCACCGCACCACCGCGAGCATTGCGGACGGCGGATCGGGGTTCTACAAGGTGAGCTTGATGCTCTCAGGGTGCGGGCACCTCGTCCAAGACGGCCGCGAGATCGTCATCCAGGCTGGTGACCTCGCGATCTACGACACGTCCCGCCCGTACACGCTCGAGTTCGATGACGCGTTCAAGACGCTCATCGTGATGTTCCCGAAGGACAGGCTCGACCTCCCGCCCGCGCTCACAGATCAGCTCATCGCGGCCCCGCTTGCTGACGAACACCCGGGACTGCTGCCGATCGTCTCGAGCTACCTGTCGCAGTTCCCGAGCCAGCTCGCTCCGCTCCCCGAGGGCGTCCGCGCGAAACTCGCTCACACCAGCCTCGACCTGCTCGGCACGCTGTTCGCCGACGTGCTCGACGCGTCGCCCGCGCAGCGGGATCCGCACCAGCTCCTGCTGCAGCGCATCTGCGGGTACATCGACGAACACCTCGGCTCTCCGGAGCTCTCCCCCGGGTCGATCGCCGCCGCGCACTACATCTCCAAGCGCCACCTCCACGTCCTGTTCCGCACCGCAGATACCACGGTCTCGAGTTGGATCAGGGATCGCCGGCTCGAGCGGTCGCGCGCCGATCTGCGCGACCCAGCGCTCGCGGATCGGACGGTCGCCGCGATCGCGATGAAGTGGGGCTTCGGCGACGCCGCGCACTTCAGCCGCGTGTTCAAGGCCACCTATGGCGTCTCGCCGCGGGAGTTTCGCGTCGCGTAG
- a CDS encoding FAD-binding oxidoreductase, which translates to MTHAADTLEALATALPPESLVTDPPAMDAYRWDRARDPNAGVPLAVVRASSTAEVQQAIRIAGAAGIPVVPRGAGSGLSGGSSAVAGGIVLSLDRMRSIEIDPATRTATAEPGALNAEVKAAAAAHGLWYPPDPSSFEFCSIGGNVATNAGGLCCVKYGVTTDYVLGMTVVLADGSAVTLGGPRLKDVAGLSLTKLFVGSEGTLGVITEVTLRLIPAQEARTTLVAAFPALASATAAVLGITAEMRPAMLEFMDQETIGAVEDETRMGLDRDAAAMLVVQCDEPGEHAARLIERVAEICTAAGASECFATSDPEEGEAFAVARRIAIPAVERRGTLLLEDVGVPLPRLGDLVSGISDISARRDVPIAVVAHAGDGNTHPLIVTDPGDPAQCARADLAFGEVMDLAIRLGGTITGEHGVGRMKQPWLADYLGPDVMELNRRVKRALDPAGILNPGAVYG; encoded by the coding sequence ATGACGCACGCAGCCGACACACTCGAAGCCCTCGCGACCGCGCTCCCGCCGGAGTCGCTCGTCACCGACCCGCCCGCGATGGACGCCTACCGGTGGGATCGCGCTCGCGACCCCAACGCCGGGGTCCCGCTCGCGGTCGTTCGGGCGTCGTCGACGGCCGAGGTCCAGCAGGCGATCAGGATCGCCGGGGCGGCCGGCATCCCCGTCGTTCCGCGCGGCGCCGGGTCAGGATTGTCGGGCGGGAGTTCCGCGGTGGCGGGCGGCATTGTGCTGTCGCTCGACCGAATGCGTTCGATCGAGATCGATCCTGCCACCCGCACCGCGACCGCGGAGCCCGGTGCGCTCAACGCTGAGGTGAAGGCCGCGGCAGCCGCGCACGGGCTCTGGTACCCGCCGGATCCGTCGTCGTTCGAGTTCTGCTCGATCGGCGGCAACGTCGCGACGAACGCCGGCGGGCTATGCTGCGTGAAGTACGGGGTCACGACCGACTACGTACTCGGCATGACGGTCGTGCTCGCCGACGGCAGCGCGGTGACGCTCGGCGGGCCAAGGCTGAAAGACGTCGCCGGCCTCTCGCTCACCAAGCTGTTTGTCGGGAGCGAGGGCACGCTTGGCGTCATCACCGAGGTGACACTGCGGCTCATCCCCGCCCAGGAGGCGCGGACCACGCTCGTCGCGGCATTTCCCGCCCTCGCCTCCGCGACCGCGGCGGTCCTCGGCATCACCGCCGAGATGCGCCCGGCGATGCTCGAGTTCATGGACCAGGAGACGATCGGCGCGGTCGAGGACGAGACCCGGATGGGCCTCGACCGGGACGCGGCGGCCATGCTCGTTGTCCAGTGCGACGAGCCGGGCGAGCACGCCGCGCGGCTCATCGAGCGCGTGGCCGAGATCTGCACGGCCGCCGGCGCGTCGGAGTGTTTCGCGACGTCGGATCCGGAGGAGGGCGAGGCCTTTGCCGTCGCACGGCGCATCGCGATCCCGGCGGTGGAACGCCGCGGCACGCTTCTCCTCGAGGATGTCGGGGTGCCACTGCCGCGACTCGGCGACCTGGTCTCGGGGATCAGCGACATCTCCGCCCGCCGCGACGTCCCCATCGCGGTCGTCGCCCACGCCGGAGACGGCAACACCCACCCGCTCATCGTGACCGATCCCGGCGACCCCGCGCAGTGCGCGCGAGCTGACCTCGCGTTCGGCGAGGTCATGGACCTCGCGATTCGGCTCGGCGGCACCATCACCGGCGAGCACGGCGTCGGCAGGATGAAGCAGCCGTGGCTCGCGGACTACCTGGGGCCCGATGTCATGGAGCTCAATCGGCGCGTGAAGCGCGCGCTCGACCCAGCGGGCATCCTCAACCCCGGAGCCGTCTACGGGTGA
- a CDS encoding IclR family transcriptional regulator, translated as MTGQDREHTDRSAEHETADTEPARHAPAQHGRAEHEPAQREPASSGHVQSVARAFALLESLADAAEPLSLQTIAERTGLAQPTAHRLLKTMQGLGYTRQTAAREYGLGPGLIALGNRAAPELAVRAQPLLRDLEELSQETANLVVLDGTNAVYVAQQQSRHQMRMFTEVGRRVLPHAAGAGKAMLATLSEARVRAILEVTGLPRYTETTRTTVADLLRELRETRGRGYALDDGEREVGVRCIAVAVPGSNPPAALSVSGPAARITDDMVPRVVEALQGAAARLSGAAR; from the coding sequence ATGACGGGACAGGATCGCGAGCACACCGACCGCTCGGCGGAGCACGAGACGGCGGACACCGAGCCAGCACGGCACGCGCCAGCGCAGCACGGGCGCGCGGAGCACGAGCCGGCACAGCGCGAGCCAGCATCCTCGGGCCACGTGCAGTCCGTGGCGCGCGCGTTCGCGCTCCTCGAGTCCCTCGCGGACGCGGCCGAGCCACTATCGCTGCAGACCATCGCCGAGCGCACGGGTCTCGCGCAGCCCACCGCGCACCGGCTCCTCAAGACGATGCAGGGTCTCGGCTACACGCGGCAGACGGCGGCCAGGGAGTACGGCCTCGGTCCGGGCCTCATCGCTCTCGGCAATCGCGCTGCCCCGGAGCTCGCCGTGCGCGCGCAGCCGCTGCTGCGCGACCTCGAGGAGCTGTCGCAGGAGACCGCGAACCTCGTCGTGCTCGACGGTACCAACGCCGTCTACGTCGCCCAGCAGCAGTCACGTCACCAGATGCGCATGTTCACCGAGGTCGGTCGACGGGTCCTGCCGCACGCCGCGGGCGCGGGCAAGGCCATGCTTGCGACGTTGAGCGAGGCACGCGTCCGGGCGATCCTCGAGGTCACGGGGCTCCCCCGGTACACCGAGACGACGCGCACGACGGTTGCGGATCTGCTGCGCGAACTGCGAGAGACCCGCGGGCGCGGCTACGCGCTCGACGACGGCGAGCGCGAGGTCGGCGTCCGCTGCATCGCTGTCGCCGTTCCCGGGTCGAACCCTCCGGCGGCGCTGTCCGTCTCGGGTCCCGCCGCGCGGATCACGGACGACATGGTGCCCCGCGTCGTCGAGGCGTTGCAGGGCGCGGCTGCCCGTCTGAGCGGGGCCGCGCGCTAG